The following proteins are co-located in the Acinetobacter shaoyimingii genome:
- a CDS encoding DUF934 domain-containing protein, translating to MLNTALQVLSKDGTIADNTYQLIGEDGVLPQGDVVLAVEQLDQIANVTGKKALYITVDASPETHEFPLDQLDAIFIEFAGFNDGRGYSFAALLRRQGYQGELRATGDVFKDVLNYMKRSGFDTFVIKEGKDIVEAAAGLGDFTNPYQASTAVNQANYQTGA from the coding sequence ATGCTTAATACCGCACTACAAGTGCTCTCTAAAGATGGCACGATTGCTGACAATACCTATCAATTGATTGGTGAAGATGGTGTATTACCTCAAGGTGACGTGGTTCTTGCCGTTGAACAGTTAGATCAGATTGCCAATGTGACGGGTAAAAAAGCACTCTACATCACAGTGGATGCTTCACCTGAAACTCACGAATTTCCACTCGATCAACTTGATGCAATTTTCATTGAATTTGCTGGCTTTAATGATGGTCGTGGTTACTCATTTGCTGCATTGTTACGTCGTCAAGGTTACCAAGGCGAACTTCGTGCAACAGGTGACGTGTTTAAAGATGTCCTCAATTACATGAAGCGTTCAGGTTTCGATACTTTCGTGATTAAAGAAGGTAAAGATATTGTTGAAGCGGCTGCAGGATTGGGTGACTTTACCAACCCGTACCAAGCATCGACTGCTGTAAATCAAGCGAATTATCAAACTGGGGCTTAA